The segment GCTGGATGGTGACGTCGAACATCACCTCCATGCTGCGGCGCATCTTCATCGTCGCGCGCCAGGCCAGGGTCATCGTCTGGCTGACGGTGTCGGCCAGACCGACGCGGGCGGTGCCGACGTCGGCGGGGTGAGTAGCTGTCGTGGTGCTCATCGGGCGTCCTCCATCTGCAGGTCGTGGACGTCGGCACTGCTCGCGGGCGTGCCGTCGTGGGTGTCGTGGCCGGTCAGCGCGAGGAAGACCTCGTCGAGCGACGGCTTCTGGACCGTCACCGACTCGATGACGATCCCGCGGTCGCGGAGCGCGACGAGGACGTCGACGGCCTGGTCGGTGCGGGTCAGCGGCACGTTGACGCGTCGCGCCTCGGGGGTCAGGACCGCCTCCTCGCCCACCAGCCTCCGGGCCTCGTCCGCCACGACCGGGAGGTCGGCGGGGTCGGCCAGCTGGAGCTGCAGGGCGGACTGGCCGACGGACGACTTGAGCTCGTCGGCGGTGCCCTCGGCGACCTTCCGGCCGCGGTCGATGACGGCGATCCGGTCGGCGAGCTGGTCGGCCTCGTCGAGGTACTGCGTGGTCAGCAGGACCGTGCACCCGGTGCGGACGAGGTCCCGGATCGTGTCCCACATCTGCCCGCGGGTGCGGGGGTCGAGGCCCGTGGTGGGCTCGTCGAGGAAGATCAGCGGTGGCCGCGTGAGCAGGCTGGTGGCGAGGTCGAGACGCCGGCGCATGCCGCCGGAGAACGCCGAGATGGGCTTCTTCGCCGCCTCGGTGAGGTCGAACTGCTCGAGCAGCTCGGCGCCGCGGGTGCGGGCCTCGGTGCGGCCGAGGCCCTGGAGCCGCGCGAAGAGCCAGAGGTTCTCGGTGGCGGTGAGGTTCTCGTCGACCGAGGCGAACTGCCCGGTGACGCCCAGCAGCCGTCGTACGGCGTGGGGCTCGGCGTGGACGTCGTGGCCGAAGATCTCGGCCCGGCCCTCGTCGATGCGGAGCAGGGTGGCGAGCATGCGAAGCATCGTCGTCTTGCCCGCGCCGTTGGGCCCGAGCACGCCGAACACCTCGCCGTGGTGGACCTCGAGGTCGATCCCGTC is part of the Nocardioides cavernae genome and harbors:
- a CDS encoding ATP-binding cassette domain-containing protein is translated as MTTQPGLAVRASGLVKQYGDQRAVDGIDLEVHHGEVFGVLGPNGAGKTTMLRMLATLLRIDEGRAEIFGHDVHAEPHAVRRLLGVTGQFASVDENLTATENLWLFARLQGLGRTEARTRGAELLEQFDLTEAAKKPISAFSGGMRRRLDLATSLLTRPPLIFLDEPTTGLDPRTRGQMWDTIRDLVRTGCTVLLTTQYLDEADQLADRIAVIDRGRKVAEGTADELKSSVGQSALQLQLADPADLPVVADEARRLVGEEAVLTPEARRVNVPLTRTDQAVDVLVALRDRGIVIESVTVQKPSLDEVFLALTGHDTHDGTPASSADVHDLQMEDAR